The following coding sequences lie in one Frigoribacterium sp. SL97 genomic window:
- the trpB gene encoding tryptophan synthase subunit beta, with the protein MALRDETGPYFGSFGGRFVPESLVAALDELDAAYKAAAVDPEFAAELTALHATYTGRPSIITEVPRFAQHAGGARIILKREDLNHTGSHKINNVLGQALLARKLGKTRLIAETGAGQHGVATATAAALFGMECVVYMGQVDTERQALNVARMRLLGAEVVSVTTGSRTLKDAINDAMRDWVSSVDTTHYVLGTVAGPHPFPAMVRDFHKIIGEEARQQVLDLTGALPDAVTACVGGGSNAMGIFHAFLDDPSVRLFGFEAGGDGVETGRHAASITLGRIGNLQGTKSYLMQDEDGQTLESHSISAGLDYPSVGPEHAWLSESGRAEYQPITDDEAMQAFRLLSQTEGIMPAIESAHALAGTIKLGLEHPDWTILVSLSGRGDKDVSTASRYFGVLDEKAQQL; encoded by the coding sequence ATGGCACTGCGCGACGAGACAGGTCCGTATTTCGGTTCGTTCGGGGGTCGCTTCGTCCCCGAGTCCCTGGTGGCCGCCCTCGACGAGCTCGACGCGGCCTACAAGGCCGCGGCCGTCGACCCCGAGTTCGCCGCCGAGCTGACGGCTCTCCACGCCACCTACACGGGCCGGCCGTCGATCATCACCGAGGTTCCGAGGTTCGCCCAGCACGCCGGTGGTGCCCGCATCATCCTCAAGCGTGAAGACCTCAACCACACGGGGTCCCACAAGATCAACAACGTGCTCGGACAGGCGCTGCTGGCCCGAAAGCTCGGCAAGACTCGCCTGATCGCCGAGACCGGAGCCGGTCAGCACGGCGTCGCGACGGCCACCGCCGCCGCCCTCTTCGGCATGGAGTGCGTCGTGTACATGGGGCAGGTCGACACCGAGCGCCAGGCGCTCAACGTCGCGCGGATGCGCCTGCTCGGAGCCGAGGTCGTCTCGGTCACGACGGGCTCCCGCACCCTCAAGGACGCCATCAACGACGCCATGCGCGACTGGGTCTCCAGCGTCGACACCACGCACTACGTGCTGGGCACGGTCGCCGGTCCGCACCCGTTCCCGGCCATGGTGCGCGACTTCCACAAGATCATCGGCGAAGAGGCCCGCCAGCAGGTCCTCGACCTGACCGGAGCACTGCCCGACGCCGTGACGGCCTGCGTCGGCGGCGGCTCGAACGCCATGGGCATCTTCCACGCGTTCCTCGACGACCCCTCGGTGCGGTTGTTCGGCTTCGAGGCCGGCGGGGACGGCGTCGAGACGGGCCGTCACGCGGCGTCGATCACCCTCGGCCGCATCGGCAACCTCCAGGGCACCAAGTCGTACCTCATGCAGGACGAAGACGGTCAGACGCTCGAGAGCCACTCCATCTCCGCGGGCCTCGACTACCCGAGCGTCGGCCCGGAGCACGCCTGGTTGTCCGAGTCGGGCCGGGCCGAGTACCAGCCGATCACCGACGACGAGGCGATGCAGGCCTTCCGACTGCTCTCGCAGACCGAGGGCATCATGCCCGCGATCGAGTCGGCACACGCCCTGGCGGGCACGATCAAGCTCGGTCTGGAGCACCCCGACTGGACGATCCTGGTCTCGCTCAGCGGCCGTGGCGACAAGGACGTCTCGACCGCGAGCCGGTACTTCGGCGTCCTCGACGAGAAGGCACAGCAGCTGTGA
- the lgt gene encoding prolipoprotein diacylglyceryl transferase yields MFVPLSIPSPSAAWQYFDVTAWLNSTFGASLPGSLRIHAYAICILVGIVAAVVITNHRLNRQGAEKGIVIDVAIWAVVFGIAGGRLFHVITHPADYFSSPDQYIHVLFVWEGGLAIYGALLLGAVGVWLGCRFTGLRFTVFADALAPGLLVAQAFGRLGNWFNHELFGMPTDLPWGLEIESTNAAYPTGLPEGTLFHPTFLYEIVWMLAGVAILVLLEKKAPMQWGRSLAFYLVWYGIGRAWFESIRTDPSLLFFGIRTNVWMSFFAIVLGIVLFVLASRRHTGTVPGPYVPGRAPSERAAAVDSDGTYTENDEPELVTVGASDDNTDRSPRP; encoded by the coding sequence GTGTTCGTTCCCTTGAGCATCCCGAGCCCGTCGGCCGCCTGGCAGTACTTCGACGTCACCGCCTGGTTGAACTCGACCTTCGGGGCGTCGTTGCCCGGCTCGCTGCGGATACACGCCTACGCGATCTGCATCCTCGTCGGCATCGTCGCAGCGGTGGTCATCACGAACCACCGTCTGAACCGGCAGGGGGCGGAGAAGGGCATCGTCATCGACGTGGCCATCTGGGCCGTGGTGTTCGGCATCGCGGGGGGACGCCTGTTCCACGTCATCACCCACCCGGCGGACTACTTCTCCTCGCCCGACCAGTACATCCACGTCCTCTTCGTGTGGGAGGGCGGCCTCGCCATCTACGGCGCCCTGCTGTTGGGTGCCGTCGGCGTCTGGCTCGGTTGCCGCTTCACCGGTCTCCGGTTCACGGTCTTCGCCGACGCCCTCGCCCCCGGCCTGCTCGTCGCGCAGGCCTTCGGACGCCTCGGCAACTGGTTCAACCACGAGCTCTTCGGCATGCCGACCGACCTGCCCTGGGGCCTCGAGATCGAGTCCACGAACGCCGCCTACCCCACCGGCCTGCCCGAGGGCACGCTCTTCCACCCGACCTTCCTCTACGAGATCGTCTGGATGCTCGCCGGCGTCGCGATCCTCGTGCTCCTCGAGAAGAAGGCCCCCATGCAGTGGGGTCGGTCGTTGGCCTTCTACCTGGTCTGGTACGGCATCGGACGGGCCTGGTTCGAGTCGATCCGCACCGATCCCAGCCTGCTCTTCTTCGGCATCCGCACCAACGTCTGGATGAGCTTCTTCGCCATCGTCCTCGGGATCGTCCTCTTCGTCCTCGCCTCCCGCCGCCACACCGGCACGGTCCCCGGCCCCTACGTGCCCGGCCGTGCGCCGAGCGAGCGGGCGGCTGCTGTAGACTCTGACGGCACGTACACGGAGAACGACGAACCCGAGTTGGTCACCGTCGGCGCATCGGACGACAACACCGATCGCTCACCGCGTCCCTAG
- the trpA gene encoding tryptophan synthase subunit alpha has product MTAAVPAGTSKVGDAIRARRDAGSGAVVGYLPVGFPDLDTSIEAAVAMAENGIDVIELGIPYSDPVMDGPVIQAATQRSLAEGFRVRDVFTAIREITSRVDAPVIPMTYWNPVEQYGVQRFADDLAAAGGAGLITPDLIPDEADAWMSAAEAADLDRVFLAAPSSSDSRLRQAVASSRGFVYTVSTMGITGARTDVDAAASTLVARLREVGVENACVGLGISTAQQVREVLDYADGAIIGSAFVRALADGGVERLAEVSADLSSGAAPSAS; this is encoded by the coding sequence GTGACCGCCGCAGTCCCCGCCGGGACGAGCAAGGTCGGCGACGCGATCCGGGCCCGGCGAGACGCCGGGAGCGGCGCCGTCGTCGGATACCTGCCGGTCGGGTTCCCCGATCTCGACACCAGCATCGAGGCCGCGGTGGCGATGGCCGAGAACGGCATCGACGTCATCGAACTCGGCATCCCGTACTCCGACCCCGTGATGGACGGCCCGGTCATCCAGGCAGCCACACAGCGGTCCCTCGCCGAGGGGTTCCGCGTGCGCGACGTCTTCACGGCGATCCGTGAGATCACCTCCCGCGTCGACGCCCCGGTCATCCCGATGACCTACTGGAACCCGGTCGAGCAGTACGGCGTCCAGCGGTTCGCCGACGACCTCGCGGCCGCGGGCGGTGCCGGGCTCATCACCCCCGACCTCATCCCCGACGAGGCCGACGCGTGGATGTCCGCGGCCGAGGCCGCCGACCTCGACCGGGTGTTCCTGGCCGCTCCGTCGTCCAGCGACTCGCGCCTCCGGCAGGCCGTGGCCAGTAGTCGCGGCTTCGTCTACACCGTCTCGACGATGGGCATCACAGGAGCCCGAACCGACGTCGACGCGGCGGCGAGCACCCTCGTCGCCCGACTCCGCGAGGTGGGCGTCGAGAACGCCTGCGTCGGTCTCGGCATCTCCACGGCCCAGCAGGTCCGCGAGGTGCTCGACTACGCCGACGGTGCCATCATCGGTTCGGCCTTCGTCCGTGCCCTCGCCGACGGCGGGGTCGAACGCCTCGCCGAGGTCTCCGCCGACCTGTCGTCCGGCGCGGCCCCCTCCGCCTCCTGA